One genomic segment of Myxococcus guangdongensis includes these proteins:
- a CDS encoding S8 family serine peptidase — protein sequence MTVTRKPLSLPSPTTRTGEAARPEASATPAAERVVARPGKNGTDGFESAKSARPTNFVDRPTGHRPDPSAPVLPATAFAFGPSKATLAGRDTSTPVTLTASATPNAAVKDLATVTSTVSFDKDVSLDSLKLNLDLAHSYRGDLVVKVTSPSGKTATVSNRQGGSADDVKGSFDLSTTFKGESAKGTWTLSVEDKARADTGTLKSWGLEATGKAPATDPVDPKPPRPTGDPVIAVFDGGVDFKHSDLDSAMWTNPNEIAGDGIDNDGNGVKDDIHGYNVGFNSGDVMKGQGTDHGTHVAGIIAAEDNGEGNTGIAAGKAKIMSIGGLYDGADLLTNFERGVDYIVNMKENHGVNVRALNASFGDEYRDVASQTRWKAAVQKLADADILLVAATANGNGSNMNNVQDFPANIDLPNVITVAAMDQRNDKLARFSSHGDKVVELAAVGENVLSTVPGGDWEKMSGTSMATPTVAGAAALMFAANPDLTAAQVRDLLVQTVEIDPDLKGKVSTGGKLDIAAAVKAASEFVTTPPATVAGR from the coding sequence ATGACCGTCACCCGCAAGCCCCTGTCGCTCCCGTCGCCCACCACCCGTACCGGGGAGGCCGCCCGTCCGGAGGCGTCCGCGACGCCCGCCGCCGAGCGCGTGGTGGCCCGGCCCGGCAAGAACGGCACGGACGGCTTCGAGTCGGCCAAGTCGGCGCGCCCCACGAACTTCGTGGACCGTCCCACGGGCCACCGCCCGGACCCGAGCGCCCCGGTGCTGCCGGCCACGGCGTTCGCCTTCGGTCCGAGCAAGGCCACTCTGGCGGGCCGTGACACCTCCACGCCGGTGACGCTGACGGCGTCCGCCACGCCCAACGCGGCGGTGAAGGACCTGGCGACGGTGACGTCCACGGTCAGCTTCGACAAGGACGTGTCGCTCGACTCGCTGAAGCTGAACCTGGACCTGGCGCACTCGTACCGGGGCGACCTGGTGGTGAAGGTGACCAGCCCGTCCGGCAAGACGGCGACGGTGTCCAACCGCCAGGGTGGCAGCGCGGACGACGTGAAGGGCTCGTTCGACCTGAGCACCACGTTCAAGGGCGAGTCGGCCAAGGGCACCTGGACGCTGTCCGTCGAGGACAAGGCGCGCGCGGACACGGGCACGCTGAAGAGCTGGGGCCTGGAGGCCACGGGCAAGGCGCCGGCGACGGACCCGGTGGACCCCAAGCCCCCGCGCCCCACGGGTGACCCGGTCATCGCGGTGTTCGACGGCGGCGTGGACTTCAAGCACAGCGACCTCGACAGCGCGATGTGGACGAACCCGAACGAGATTGCTGGCGACGGAATCGACAACGACGGCAACGGCGTGAAGGACGACATCCACGGCTACAACGTCGGCTTCAACAGCGGCGACGTGATGAAGGGTCAGGGCACGGACCACGGCACGCACGTGGCGGGCATCATCGCGGCCGAGGACAACGGCGAGGGCAACACGGGCATCGCCGCCGGCAAGGCGAAGATCATGAGCATCGGCGGCCTGTACGACGGCGCGGACCTGCTCACCAACTTCGAGCGCGGCGTGGACTACATCGTCAACATGAAGGAGAACCACGGCGTCAACGTGCGCGCGCTCAACGCGAGCTTCGGTGACGAGTACCGCGACGTGGCCTCGCAGACGCGCTGGAAGGCCGCCGTGCAGAAGCTGGCGGACGCGGACATCCTGCTGGTCGCGGCCACGGCCAACGGCAACGGCAGCAACATGAACAACGTGCAGGACTTCCCGGCCAACATCGACCTGCCCAACGTCATCACCGTGGCGGCCATGGACCAGCGCAACGACAAGCTGGCGCGCTTCTCCTCGCACGGCGACAAGGTGGTGGAGCTGGCCGCGGTGGGCGAGAACGTCCTGAGCACCGTGCCCGGTGGCGACTGGGAGAAGATGAGCGGCACCTCCATGGCCACCCCCACGGTGGCGGGCGCCGCGGCCCTGATGTTCGCCGCGAACCCGGACCTGACGGCCGCGCAGGTGCGCGACCTGCTGGTGCAGACGGTGGAGATCGACCCGGACCTC
- a CDS encoding HipA family kinase, protein MPRTIVATRYVTPLREGGSLPAIVEADDAGLYVVKFRGAGQGAKALIAEYIAAELARAAGLRVPELVLVELDPALGRNEPDSEIRELLKASAGLNLALDYLPGSVTFDPVAGPAPKVDVASSLVAFDAFITNVDRTPKNPNLLCWHRELWLIDHGASLYFHHAWEDWEERSQSRFAPIKDHVLLPWASQLPQAQALLSTHFTRALMETTVAGIPEGWLKAAESPFPTVEAHRAAYVSWLCKRVEALPAFIEEAARARAQLV, encoded by the coding sequence ATGCCGAGGACCATCGTCGCCACGCGCTACGTGACGCCCCTGCGCGAGGGGGGCTCGCTGCCCGCCATCGTCGAGGCGGACGACGCGGGGCTGTATGTCGTGAAGTTCCGGGGGGCGGGCCAGGGGGCCAAGGCGCTCATCGCGGAGTACATCGCCGCGGAGCTGGCCCGGGCCGCGGGCCTGCGCGTGCCGGAGCTGGTGCTGGTGGAGCTGGACCCGGCGCTGGGCCGCAACGAGCCGGACAGCGAGATTCGCGAGCTGCTCAAGGCGAGCGCGGGGCTGAACCTGGCGCTGGACTACCTGCCCGGCTCGGTGACGTTCGACCCGGTGGCGGGGCCCGCGCCGAAGGTGGACGTGGCGTCGTCGCTGGTGGCGTTCGACGCGTTCATCACCAACGTGGACCGCACGCCGAAGAACCCCAACCTCCTGTGCTGGCACCGGGAGCTGTGGCTCATCGACCATGGCGCGTCGCTCTACTTCCACCACGCGTGGGAGGACTGGGAGGAGCGCAGCCAGAGCCGCTTCGCCCCCATCAAGGACCACGTGCTGCTGCCGTGGGCGAGCCAGCTGCCCCAGGCGCAGGCGCTGCTGTCCACGCACTTCACGCGGGCGCTGATGGAGACCACCGTCGCGGGGATTCCGGAGGGCTGGCTGAAGGCGGCCGAGTCCCCCTTCCCCACCGTGGAGGCGCACCGCGCCGCCTACGTGAGCTGGCTGTGCAAGCGTGTCGAGGCCCTGCCGGCCTTCATCGAGGAGGCGGCCCGTGCCCGCGCACAGCTCGTTTGA
- a CDS encoding DUF3037 domain-containing protein, with protein sequence MPAHSSFDYAIIRVVPRVEREEFINVGVVLYCTTQRFLGARVEVDETRLKALAPDVDLETVRCHLDSFQRVCVGGKGSGPIGQLPQKERWHWLVAPRSTMLQTGPVHSGLSLEPQAALEHLLNTVVRVKRAS encoded by the coding sequence GTGCCCGCGCACAGCTCGTTTGACTACGCCATCATCCGCGTCGTCCCGCGCGTGGAGCGCGAGGAGTTCATCAACGTGGGCGTCGTCCTCTACTGCACCACGCAGCGCTTCCTGGGCGCGCGCGTGGAGGTGGACGAGACGCGCTTGAAGGCGCTCGCGCCCGACGTCGACCTGGAGACGGTGCGCTGCCACCTGGACAGCTTCCAGCGCGTCTGCGTGGGCGGCAAGGGCTCGGGGCCCATCGGTCAATTGCCGCAGAAGGAGCGCTGGCACTGGCTCGTGGCCCCGCGCAGCACCATGCTCCAGACGGGGCCGGTGCACTCGGGGCTGAGCCTGGAGCCCCAGGCCGCCCTGGAGCACCTGCTGAACACCGTGGTGCGCGTCAAGCGCGCGTCGTGA
- a CDS encoding endonuclease/exonuclease/phosphatase family protein produces the protein MPDSSIRIVTYNVRYFGHMLRGLASTVGPKRRVAFALAGLDPLPDVVCLQEVETTSLRSTIAHRPKLPGETQLMAFMGRMEETFAAQGRDMPYEAFYFRAHHYKLGEVSLYTTGLAVLVNKRTLQVDKHNVDSPMSITHHHVQRLKDRKQSRICAHMRLVRREDGRPFHVFNTHLSLPTPFAREFWSTKDKMGCGVNQLHEARKLADFVGSLRAEEPFIVCGDFNSPPSSPVFRYLTGDVAFTCAQAAVGQIDPSVSRGFPTAGFMHMRMHLDHMFSGGGVRWLDTEETHPFGDLKSRFHGLSDHMPIVARFALDALPVTLPVPGVPSVG, from the coding sequence ATGCCCGACTCTTCGATTCGAATCGTCACGTACAACGTCCGCTACTTCGGCCACATGCTCCGGGGTCTGGCGAGCACCGTGGGCCCCAAGCGCCGGGTGGCCTTCGCCCTGGCCGGGCTGGACCCGCTGCCGGACGTGGTGTGCCTGCAGGAGGTGGAGACCACCTCGTTGCGCAGCACCATCGCCCATCGCCCCAAGCTGCCCGGCGAGACGCAACTCATGGCCTTCATGGGGCGCATGGAGGAGACGTTCGCCGCGCAGGGGCGCGACATGCCCTACGAGGCGTTCTACTTCCGCGCGCACCACTACAAGCTGGGCGAGGTGTCGCTCTACACCACGGGGCTGGCGGTGCTCGTCAACAAGCGCACCCTCCAGGTGGACAAGCACAACGTGGACTCGCCCATGTCCATCACCCACCACCACGTGCAGCGGCTCAAGGACCGCAAGCAGAGCCGCATCTGCGCGCACATGCGCCTGGTGCGCCGCGAGGACGGGCGGCCCTTCCACGTCTTCAACACCCACCTGAGCCTGCCCACGCCCTTCGCGCGCGAGTTCTGGTCCACCAAGGACAAGATGGGCTGCGGTGTGAACCAGCTCCACGAGGCGCGCAAGCTGGCGGACTTCGTGGGCAGCCTGCGCGCCGAGGAGCCGTTCATCGTCTGCGGGGACTTCAACTCGCCGCCGTCGTCCCCCGTGTTCCGCTACCTCACCGGGGATGTCGCCTTCACGTGCGCCCAGGCCGCCGTGGGGCAGATTGACCCGAGCGTGTCGCGGGGCTTCCCCACCGCGGGCTTCATGCACATGCGCATGCACCTGGACCACATGTTCTCCGGCGGCGGCGTGCGCTGGCTCGACACGGAGGAGACGCACCCGTTCGGCGACTTGAAGAGCCGCTTCCACGGACTGTCGGACCACATGCCCATCGTCGCGCGCTTCGCGCTGGATGCGCTCCCCGTCACGCTGCCCGTGCCCGGCGTTCCGAGCGTGGGCTGA
- a CDS encoding J domain-containing protein, translating to MQFVLFYSDKRVREQLFAHVDGTRGVLLVTGVRHGVAMRSPEAREPFATLEFLHGRVLTQVLVADEGTPDGMWRDPLGDLGDKLHPDSKDDAYAVTTGYLLLVDGQPRQVVRKHGLPAEDLWFLEDALSRLEPRIPAPDPARRPGKKRPEPAPRAPRRPASTGAPRESSDAGSAHDPEATPPRGTRVRSEEPVRKDAWEVLGLERGMSRDEARKAFRALIAGYHPDKVAHLAPEFRELAERRTREILEAWERVEQELES from the coding sequence GTGCAGTTCGTCCTCTTCTATTCGGACAAGCGGGTGCGCGAGCAGCTCTTCGCCCATGTGGACGGGACGCGAGGGGTGTTGCTGGTGACGGGCGTGCGTCATGGCGTGGCCATGCGCTCCCCCGAGGCGCGCGAGCCCTTCGCCACGCTGGAGTTCCTCCACGGCCGCGTGTTGACGCAGGTGCTGGTGGCGGACGAGGGCACCCCGGACGGCATGTGGAGGGACCCGTTGGGGGATTTGGGCGACAAGCTGCACCCCGACAGCAAGGATGACGCGTATGCCGTCACCACGGGCTACCTGCTGCTGGTGGATGGCCAGCCGCGCCAGGTGGTGCGCAAGCACGGCCTGCCCGCCGAGGACCTGTGGTTCCTCGAGGACGCGCTGAGTCGGCTGGAGCCGCGCATCCCCGCGCCGGACCCCGCGCGCCGTCCGGGGAAGAAGCGCCCGGAGCCCGCGCCTCGCGCACCGCGTCGTCCCGCCAGCACCGGCGCGCCCCGGGAGTCCTCGGACGCCGGTAGCGCTCACGACCCGGAGGCCACGCCTCCCCGGGGCACTCGGGTGCGGAGCGAGGAACCCGTGCGCAAGGACGCGTGGGAAGTGCTGGGGCTGGAGCGGGGCATGTCCCGGGACGAGGCGCGCAAGGCGTTCCGCGCGCTCATCGCCGGCTATCACCCGGACAAGGTGGCGCACCTGGCGCCGGAGTTCCGGGAGCTGGCCGAGCGCCGCACGCGCGAAATCCTGGAGGCGTGGGAGCGCGTGGAGCAGGAGCTCGAGTCGTAG